CAGCAGAAGGTGGAGGTGGAAGTTCTGTAAATTATAAGCAAGGACTTTCTGAAATATTTACTCTTGCAAAAACATCAAATTGTTATAGTTCAATTATTTATGTGTCTTCAAGTGTTTTACCGAGTATAAGCAAAATTAAACTCATTACATCAGAGACAGGAAGTATTACGAAAAAATTATATTCAGAATCAGGAAATGATATAGGAGAATATTTACGAGCATTTTATAAATTTGAACAAGATTATGTAGATACAAGGGGACTTCAAGGAAATTTAATACCTGTCAACTCTCCAAGTTTTGTTCAAGGACAGGTGGGATATGCTTTAAGTGTAAATGAAACAAATGGTTCTTATGCTTATTTACCTTCAAGTCAGCAAAACGATAATTACAATTTATGTATGGAAAATACAAGTTTTTCAATCGGGTGTTGGGTATATATTCCTGATTATATCGGTCATAATGCATTTATTCTTTCACGAGAAAGAACTTCACCAACAAGAGAAGGGTATGATTTATTATGGGAAAGTTATGCAAGGTATTTTCAATTGGAGTTTTATAGAAATGGAAGTCATGTTAGTGTAGGGTATTATGTAGAGACATTTGAAACTTGGTATCATCTTGTAGCAGTAGTTGACAAAGAAAATAGTAAAATAAAATTTTATGTTAATGGAACACAAGTAGATGAGATAGATAATGGTGAATATTATTCTTATTTTGGTGATGATTTTTATGTAGGAAATTCGAAATACTGGGGTGGACATAATTTTACAGGTTATATTGATGAAGCATTTGTTATAAAAAAAGCATTAACAGATGATGAAGTAGCAGACATTTATCAAAATGGTTTATCTTTCAATCTTCAATTATTAACAACTCTTGTAAATGGCGAAAATTCAGTAGATATTACAAATTCAAGTGAGAAATATATTTTAGGTTTTGAAGGAAGTAATTTTAAATTAAAAGGTTATTTAATAGAGTTTGCATAAAGTAATAAAAAGGTTAAAAAATGGGAGAAAACATAAAAAAATTCTGGTTTAACGGAGGAGCAAAGTTAGTTATTCAGTATTTAGTTCAATTGTTCATCTTTTTAGTAATGGCTTCATTTCTTTTAGGTTCAAAAAATACAGAGATAAATCTTTTAAAAGACAAAGTTAACAAGTTAGAAAATTGTAATCAAGAGATTTTACAGCGATTGAGTAATATAGAAGGGAAACTTGATATTCTTTTAAAGAAAAATGGAGGAAGAAAATGAGAGACAACTTTGAATATTTTTGGAAATTCTTAAT
The bacterium genome window above contains:
- a CDS encoding LamG domain-containing protein encodes the protein DEKVKVDSSDIQAGYLEDKFVAGDNITITEEQTEGNKRLRISAEGGGGSSVNYKQGLSEIFTLAKTSNCYSSIIYVSSSVLPSISKIKLITSETGSITKKLYSESGNDIGEYLRAFYKFEQDYVDTRGLQGNLIPVNSPSFVQGQVGYALSVNETNGSYAYLPSSQQNDNYNLCMENTSFSIGCWVYIPDYIGHNAFILSRERTSPTREGYDLLWESYARYFQLEFYRNGSHVSVGYYVETFETWYHLVAVVDKENSKIKFYVNGTQVDEIDNGEYYSYFGDDFYVGNSKYWGGHNFTGYIDEAFVIKKALTDDEVADIYQNGLSFNLQLLTTLVNGENSVDITNSSEKYILGFEGSNFKLKGYLIEFA